The following proteins are co-located in the Takifugu flavidus isolate HTHZ2018 chromosome 16, ASM371156v2, whole genome shotgun sequence genome:
- the LOC130513272 gene encoding snake venom 5'-nucleotidase-like, with the protein MSVWSRRCALWVCISLLAGPVWTFELTLLHTNDNHARIEETSEDSGKCSSRGPCFAGVARRFTKVSEIRKKEKNVLFLDAGDQFQGTVWFNYYKGAEAAHFMNKLGYNAMALGNHEFDNGVEGLLPFLQNVNCSVVSANIQPDQSLAAKLSGFLQPYTVLNVGSEKVAVVGYTTAETPFLSMPGPHLKFNEEVEALQVQVDKLETLGYDKIIALGHSGFDVDQQIAKRVRGVDVVIGGHTNTFLYTGKAPSTEVPVGPYPFIVRSDDGRNVPVVQAFAFGKYLGYLRVTFDDAGKVIKAAGNPILLDSSVPQDPDILAEVNRWKKDLAQYSSQYVGQTLVYLNGTFEECRFRECNLGNLICDGMIDHNIKFSSELQWNHVSLCMLNSGAIRAPIDERYKNGSITMEDILTVLPFGGTVDLVQIKGSTVKKAFEHAVHRFGSMSGEFLQVSGFHVKYDLSKPVNQRVTSLSALCTECRVPKYEPIDPERTYKVTMPSYLVDGGDGFSMIKEELLKHNTGDLDISVFSKYISQQKRVYPAVEGRITVRGSASSAAHSLGVLLLLPLLCLSLIL; encoded by the exons ATGAGCGTGTGGTCGCGCCGGTGCGCTCTCTGGGTCTGCATCTCTCTACTGGCGGGGCCAGTTTGGACCTTCGAGCTGACGCTGCTTCACACCAACGACAACCATGCGCGGATCGAGGAGACCAGCGAGGACTCGGGAAAGTGCTCATCCAGGGGTCCCTGTTTCGCGGGGGTCGCCCGGAGGTTCACCAAAGTGTCGGAGATCCGCAAAAAGGAAAAGAACGTTTTGTTCCTGGACGCTGGGGACCAATTTCAGGGGACGGTTTGGTTTAACTACTACAAAGGCGCAGAAGCCGCGCACTTTATGAATAAACTTGGTTATAATGCGATG GCTTTAGGGAACCATGAGTTTGATAATGGGGTGGAGGGACTCCTGCCTTTCCTCCAGAATGTGAACTGTTCTGTGGTGAGTGCGAACATCCAACCTGACCAGAGTCTGGCTGCAAAGCTCAGCGGTTTCCTCCAGCCCTACACGGTCCTCAACGTGGGCTCAGAGAAGGTGGCCGTGGTGGGCTACACCACCGCCGAGACCCCCTTCCTATCTATGCCAG GCCCACATCTTAAATTTAACGAGGAAGTGGAGGcgctccaggtccaggtggaCAAACTGGAAACCCTGGGTTATGATAAGATCATCGCCTTGGGTCACTCCGGCTTTGATGTGGATCAGCAGATCGCCAAGCGAGTGAGAGGGGTTGACGTCGTCATCGGAGGACACACCAACACCTTCCTTTATACTG gaaaaGCCCCGTCCACTGAAGTGCCTGTAGGTCCTTATCCTTTTATAGTGAGGTCTGATGATGGGAGAAACGTCCCGGTGGTCCAAGCTTTTGCCTTTGGAAAATACCTCGGTTACTTGAGGGTCACATTTGACGATGCTGGAAAAGTAATCAAGGCTGCAGGAAACCCAATCCTACTGGACAGCAGCGTCCCTCAGG ATCCGGACATCCTGGCTGAGGTCAACAGGTGGAAGAAAGACCTGGCTCAGTACTCCTCACAGTATGTCGGGCAAACCTTAGTTTATCTCAACGGCACGTTTGAAGAGTGCCGATTTCGGGAGTGTAACCTCGGCAACCTGATCTGCGATGGCATG ATCGACCACAACATCAAATTCTCCAGCGAGCTGCAGTGGAACCACGTGAGCCTTTGTATGCTGAACAGCGGAGCCATACGGGCTCCCATCGATGAGCGCTACAAGAACG GCTCCATAACTATGGAGGACATCCTCACTGTCTTGCCGTTCGGAGGGACTGTTGACTTGGTGCAGATAAAAGGGTCAACGGTGAAGAAGGCGTTCGAACATGCCGTCCACAGATTTGGAAGCATGTCAGGAGAGTTTCTGCAAGTCTCAG GCTTCCATGTCAAGTACGACCTGTCCAAACCAGTGAACCAACGCGTCACGTCTCTGTCGGCACTTTGCACTGAGTGCCGCGTACCCAAATATGAGCCCATAGACCCGGAGAGGACGTACAAGGTGACCATGCCGTCATATCTGGTGGACGGTGGTGACGGTTTCAGCATGATCAAGGAGGAGTTACTGAAGCATAACACAG GTGACTTGGACATTTCTGTGTTCTCTAAATATATCTCGCAGCAGAAGCGCGTATATCCAGCAGTGGAGGGCCGGATCACAGTCAGGGGCTCGGCCTCCTCTGCAGCCCACAGCCTcggcgtgctgctgctgctgccgctcttaTGTCTGTCTCTGATCCTCTAA
- the htr1b gene encoding 5-hydroxytryptamine receptor 1B, with protein MERSGQVEPTQPVNTSNDSILSLADSSTAAISAESVAYQISLAVILSLITLATTLSNAFVIATISHSKKLQTPANFLIASLAVTDLLVSILVMPICVLYTVIHTWTLGQIVCDIWLSSDITCCTASILHLCVIALDRYWAITDAVEYSKKRTPGRAAGMVAIAWVIAISISLPPLFWRQVKAEELTSCSVNTDHIFYTIYSTFGAFYIPTLLLIVLYGRIYVEARKIILKQSPKRVGKRLTSAHLVTNSPGSVASTNSLQCGRHDTLSSDTGSSASENQVKVTVSDALLEKKRISAARERKATKTLGIILGAYIVCWLPFFIYTLVVATCETCFIPELFDFFTWLGYLNSLINPIIYTMSNEDFKKAFHKLVRFNCRSRTNQM; from the coding sequence ATGGAGCGCTCGGGTCAAGTCGAACCGACCCAGCCTGTCAACACTTCAAACGACAGCATTCTCAGCCTCGCAGATTCATCCACAGCGGCCATCAGCGCGGAGAGCGTCGCCTATCAAATAAGTCTGGCCGTCATCCTGTCCCTCATCACTCTGGCCACCACTCTGTCCAACGCCTTCGTCATAGCAACCATCTCCCACTCCAAGAAGCTGCAAACACCCGCGAACTTTCTGATCGCTTCCCTGGCCGTGACTGACCTGCTGGTGTCCATCCTGGTGATGCCCATCTGCGTCCTCTACACGGTCATCCACACCTGGACGCTGGGACAGATCGTGTGCGACATCTGGCTCTCCTCAGACATAACGTGTTGCACGGCGTCCATCCTCCACCTGTGCGTAATCGCCTTGGATAGGTATTGGGCCATCACGGACGCGGTGGAGTACTCGAAGAAGCGCACCCCAGGACGTGCGGCCGGGATGGTGGCCATCGCCTGGGTCATCGCCATCTCCATCTCCCTGCCCCCTCTCTTCTGGAGGCAGGTAAAGGCGGAGGAACTGACCAGCTGCAGCGTCAATACGGACCATATTTTCTATACCATATACTCAACTTTTGGAGCTTTCTACATCCCCACCCTGCTCCTTATTGTCCTCTATGGACGGATTTACGTCGAAGCTCGGAAAATAATCCTGAAGCAGTCCCCCAAAAGGGTGGGGAAGCGGCTCACCTCCGCGCACCTGGTCACCAACTCCCCGGGATCCGTCGCGTCCACTAACTCTCTGCAGTGCGGGAGGCACGACACTCTGTCCAGCGACACCGGCTCTTCGGCCAGTGAGAACCAAGTGAAAGTGACGGTGTCGGACGCGCTTTTGGAGAAAAAGCGCATTTCGGcagccagagagagaaaagcCACGAAAACTTTGGGAATTATCCTCGGTGCTTACATCGTTTGCTGGCTACCGTTTTTCATTTACACCCTGGTGGTCGCGACGTGCGAGACGTGTTTCATTCCCGAGTTATTCGACTTTTTCACGTGGCTGGGATACCTGAACTCGCTCATCAACCCGATCATCTACACAATGTCAAACGAGGACTTCAAGAAAGCCTTCCATAAACTTGTGCGCTTTAACTGCAGGTCAAGAACGAATCAGATGTAA